Proteins encoded within one genomic window of Aquarana catesbeiana isolate 2022-GZ linkage group LG03, ASM4218655v1, whole genome shotgun sequence:
- the LOC141133646 gene encoding E3 ubiquitin-protein ligase TRIM39-like yields MASANLRAELECSVCLDIYTDPVNLRCGHNFCRVCIDRVLDTQEGSGGYSCPECREKFPDRPALQRNITLRNIVENFLSAQPDLEESEVFCTHCVDYPVPAVRSCLHCEVSLCDKHLRVHKKSPEHVLCDPTLSMESRKCSVHKKILEYYCTEDDICVCVSCTLAGEHRGHQVEMLDEASEKKKETLRNVLQKLLTKREETEERVQSLQEHRRKVEEKASGDTERVTDLFRDLRRRLEDLEKRVLREISGRAERISISIRDLEIKKEELSRKMRHIEELCNMTDPLTVLQESDTGDLCDTEDGDNEDRERHEKLLHDGGGLDVAGISHTLSDIITEVNVSFYIQGAADILLDVNTAYNNLHISDDRKTVSRSDIDQNHPETPERFQYYPQVLSSRSFSSGGHYWEVDVGGSDRWIVGMCYPSIERGGGESVIGYNKKSWCLWRKGDQYGVIHDSKWILLPSNISSNRVRIDLDYEVGRISFYDLCDPIRHLHTFTTTFTEPLHAGIWVYKGCIKICGGNQEM; encoded by the coding sequence atggcgtctgctaacctgagagctgagctggaatgttccgtctgtctggacatttatacagatcctgtaaacctgagatgtggacacaacttctgccgggtctgtattgatcgtgtgctggatacacaggaggggtctggaggatattcctgtcctgaatgcagagagaagtttccggatcggcctgcactgcagaggaacataacactacgtaacatagtggagaatttcctgtctgctcagccagatctgGAGGAGTCCGAGGTCTTCTGTACTCACTGTGTGGactatcctgtacctgctgttagatcctgtctgcactgtgaggtttctctgtgtgataaacacctgagagtccacaaaaagtccccagaacacgtcttatgtgaccccaccttgtccatggagagcaggaaatgctccgtccataagaagatcctggagtattactgcactgaggatgatatCTGTGTCTGTGTGTCCTGTACTCTAGCTGGAGAACATCGAGGACACCAGGTGGAGAtgctggatgaggcttctgagaagaagaaggagacactgaggaatgttctgcagaaacttctgacaaagagagaggagacggaggaaagagtccagagtctgcaggaacacaggaggaaagtagaagaaaaagcatctggtgacaccgagagagtcactgacctgtttagagatctcaggagacgtctggaagacctggagaagagagtcctgagggaaatctccgggagggcagagcggatctccatctccatccgggatctggaaataaagaaggaggagctgtccaggaagatgcgtcacattgaggagctgtgtaacatgacggatccactgactgtcttacaggaatcagacacaggtgacttgtgtgatacggaggatggagataatgaggacagagagagacatgagaagctcctccatgatggagggggtctggatgtggctgggatatcacacacattatctgatataataactgaggtaaatgtatccttctatatacagggagctgcagacatattactggatgtaaacacagcttATAATAAtctccatatatcagatgacaggaaaactgtatccaggtcagatATAGACCAGAATcatccagaaacaccagagagatttcagtattatcctcaggtgttgagcagtcggagtttctcctcagggggacattactgggaagtggatgtcggagGATCAGATAGATggatagtcgggatgtgttaccccagtatagagaggggaggaggggagtcagtgattggatataataagaagtcctggTGTTTGTGGAGGAAAGGTGATCAGTATGGGGTGATACATGACAGTAAATGGATCCTCTTACCCTCcaatatctccagtaacagagtcaggatagatctggattatgaggtcggacggatctccttttatgatctgtgtgacccgatccgacatctccacaccttcaccaccaccttcactgagcccctccatgctgggatatGGGTATATAAAGGTTGTATAAAGATCTGTGGTGGGAATCAGGAGATGTGA